A stretch of the Azorhizobium caulinodans ORS 571 genome encodes the following:
- a CDS encoding GGDEF domain-containing protein: MTQTPPSQPDQLPKDAVPPSATRWIIPGGLLIVLLVAVLTTVSLWEARQNALGNEQRQIGDLVLITSQDIQRHYELYDLLLREAAAQIVDLPPSRGTGAPANIIRRTMDASRIPAEMILISESGKLVASSRHPTNGEQAADRDYFIIQRDQPATGLYLSRPFRNRLDQEPCVALSRRLTDSHGNFAGVLAILVPLQSVREMFASLTRHRSDAISLIRLDGTILVRQPDLGSFGGFGLNVFGRPNFQRMTTTPQGSFTSTSEIDRVKRYYVFSRVGDLPLIVVVGVGMDAVTAPWQAQWLAGAATSVVLCLLILGAAVALRREMLRRFEIEQEFLRLSQTDSLTGLPNRRHFDEFGQREWQRAARQRSSIAVLMVDIDHFKQVNDRIGHPGGDRVLREVSDIIRASLHRPGDFAGRYGGEEFAIILPETDAPAAAHVAERIRAAIEANTAEGVAPVTVSIGLAAGLAAPKGTLAEMMIAADHALYRAKETGRNRVVSSHVARNDNLRPLAC, encoded by the coding sequence GTGACCCAGACACCGCCTTCCCAACCGGACCAACTGCCGAAGGACGCAGTTCCTCCTTCGGCGACCCGCTGGATCATTCCCGGTGGGCTGCTGATCGTTCTGCTGGTCGCCGTCCTCACGACGGTGAGCCTCTGGGAGGCCCGGCAAAATGCGCTCGGAAACGAGCAACGCCAGATCGGCGACCTCGTCCTGATCACCAGCCAGGACATTCAGCGCCATTATGAACTGTATGACCTCCTGCTCCGGGAGGCGGCCGCCCAGATCGTGGATCTGCCACCGTCCCGCGGCACAGGTGCGCCCGCCAACATCATCCGGCGGACCATGGACGCGAGCCGCATCCCGGCGGAGATGATCCTCATCTCGGAATCCGGAAAGCTGGTCGCCAGTTCCCGGCATCCCACCAATGGCGAGCAGGCGGCCGACCGCGACTATTTCATCATCCAGCGCGACCAGCCGGCGACCGGGCTTTACCTCAGTCGCCCCTTCCGGAACCGGCTTGATCAGGAGCCCTGCGTGGCGCTGTCCCGCCGCCTCACGGACAGCCATGGCAATTTCGCCGGCGTTCTCGCCATCCTCGTGCCCCTTCAGAGCGTGCGCGAGATGTTCGCCAGCCTCACCCGCCACCGGAGCGACGCGATCAGCCTGATCCGGCTCGATGGCACCATCCTCGTCCGCCAGCCCGATCTCGGCTCGTTCGGCGGGTTCGGGCTCAACGTCTTCGGCCGACCGAACTTCCAGCGCATGACGACGACGCCGCAGGGCAGCTTCACCAGCACCTCCGAAATCGACCGGGTCAAGCGTTACTACGTTTTCTCACGCGTGGGCGACCTGCCGCTGATCGTGGTGGTCGGTGTCGGCATGGACGCCGTCACCGCCCCCTGGCAGGCCCAATGGCTCGCCGGGGCGGCGACGTCGGTGGTCCTCTGCCTTCTGATCCTCGGCGCGGCCGTGGCCCTCCGCCGGGAAATGCTGCGGCGCTTTGAAATCGAGCAGGAATTTCTCCGCCTGTCCCAGACCGACAGTCTGACCGGCCTGCCCAACAGGCGGCATTTCGACGAGTTCGGCCAGCGGGAATGGCAGCGGGCCGCCCGACAGCGCAGTTCCATCGCCGTCCTCATGGTGGACATCGACCATTTCAAACAGGTCAACGACCGTATCGGTCACCCAGGCGGCGACCGGGTGCTGCGGGAGGTCTCCGACATCATCCGCGCCAGCCTCCATCGGCCGGGCGACTTCGCGGGGCGCTACGGCGGGGAGGAGTTCGCCATCATCCTGCCGGAGACGGACGCCCCCGCTGCAGCGCATGTGGCCGAGCGCATTCGCGCCGCCATCGAGGCGAATACCGCCGAGGGTGTCGCGCCCGTCACCGTCAGCATTGGCCTTGCCGCGGGCCTCGCAGCGCCCAAGGGCACGCTCGCGGAGATGATGATCGCGGCCGATCACGCGCTCTACCGCGCCAAGGAGACGGGCCGGAACCGGGTCGTGAGCAGCCACGTCGCCCGCAACGACAATCTGCGCCCGCTCGCCTGCTGA
- a CDS encoding gluconate 2-dehydrogenase subunit 3 family protein translates to MSAGAAMTGLPINHSINRRTLLASTAAAVLVGLTPAHARFLSGEVPWAPGAATPPEPATPGGWLFFTPDEARAVEAIVERLIPADELSPSGKDAGCAVFIDRQLAGPYGAAERLYMKPPFATNAAPEFGPQSPLSPAQQYRAGLKALDAWCKANRGGKSFADLSPTERDTVLTAMEKGEAKFEGFGARPLFNLVLQNTMEGFFADPLYGGNRDMVGWKLIGFPGARYDYRDFIDHVTDPYPLPPVGLQGRAGWTPGR, encoded by the coding sequence ATGTCAGCAGGCGCGGCAATGACAGGCCTACCTATTAATCACTCAATCAATAGACGAACCCTGCTGGCATCGACAGCAGCAGCCGTTCTGGTGGGTCTGACGCCCGCGCATGCGCGTTTTCTGTCAGGCGAAGTCCCCTGGGCGCCGGGTGCGGCAACGCCGCCGGAGCCCGCAACGCCCGGCGGCTGGCTCTTCTTCACGCCCGATGAGGCCCGCGCGGTGGAGGCCATCGTCGAGCGTCTCATCCCGGCCGACGAGCTGAGCCCCAGCGGCAAGGATGCGGGCTGTGCCGTCTTCATCGACCGCCAGCTCGCGGGCCCGTATGGCGCTGCCGAGCGGCTCTACATGAAGCCGCCCTTCGCCACCAATGCGGCGCCCGAATTCGGACCGCAGAGCCCCTTGTCACCGGCTCAGCAATATCGGGCGGGCCTCAAGGCGCTTGATGCGTGGTGCAAGGCCAACCGCGGCGGCAAATCCTTCGCCGATCTCTCGCCGACGGAGCGCGATACCGTCCTGACGGCGATGGAAAAGGGCGAAGCCAAATTCGAGGGCTTTGGTGCGCGGCCGCTTTTCAACCTGGTGCTGCAGAACACCATGGAAGGCTTCTTCGCCGACCCGCTCTACGGCGGCAACCGCGACATGGTGGGCTGGAAGCTCATTGGCTTCCCCGGTGCCCGGTATGATTATCGCGACTTCATCGACCACGTGACCGATCCCTACCCGCTTCCGCCCGTCGGCCTGCAGGGTCGCGCCGGCTGGACGCCGGGTCGCTGA
- a CDS encoding GMC family oxidoreductase encodes MARKLPKKDVVIIGLGWTGSLLAHELTDAGLDVVAIERGPWRDTSTDFSPTQDPDELRYGIRLDLFLRPAQETFTLRHNVAQQALPIRWPGAFIVGNGVGGAGVHWNGHTWRFLETDFTLKSHLTQRYGASALPEDMQIEDWGVTYADLEPYYDKFEYIAGTSGRAGNIQGKMQAGGNPFEGPRTRDYPLPPLKDTAPTALFAKTASEMGYHAFPRPASNASEAYVNPLGIAMGPCTYCGFCERFGCGNYSKASPQANVLPVLMRKSNFSVRTECEVLHINKHPGGNVATGVTFVDSSGEEWDQPADIVLVCAYGLHNVRMMLLSGIGQPYDPKTGEGVVGRNYAYQSAGAAGLLFEGKRFNPFVGAGSLGQCIDDFNGDNFDHAGLGFVGGASITTSNYHGRPIAMSATRAPGTPAWGSAWKKQVASTYQNTSAVAGQGSVYSYRDKYLDLDPVYKDRFGRPLLRMTFDWHENEKKMTRFIAQKCAEIGKAMGAKHVTPRSLPDHFNVVPYQSTHNTGGAIMGDNPKRSAVNRYLQSWDAHNVFVIGASAFPQNAGYNPTGTVGALALWAADAIRNQYLKNPGPLVQA; translated from the coding sequence ATGGCGCGCAAGCTCCCCAAGAAAGACGTGGTGATCATCGGCCTCGGCTGGACCGGATCGCTGCTCGCCCATGAACTCACGGACGCAGGTCTCGACGTTGTCGCGATCGAGCGTGGTCCATGGCGCGACACCTCAACCGACTTTTCGCCGACGCAGGATCCCGATGAGCTGCGCTACGGCATCCGTCTGGACCTGTTCCTGCGGCCGGCGCAAGAAACCTTTACGTTACGGCACAACGTAGCCCAGCAGGCGCTGCCCATCCGATGGCCGGGCGCCTTCATCGTCGGAAACGGCGTCGGCGGCGCCGGCGTGCACTGGAACGGCCACACCTGGCGCTTCCTGGAGACGGATTTCACGCTGAAATCCCACCTCACTCAACGTTATGGCGCCAGCGCCCTGCCAGAGGACATGCAGATCGAGGACTGGGGCGTCACCTACGCCGACCTCGAGCCCTATTACGACAAGTTCGAATACATCGCCGGCACGTCCGGCCGCGCCGGCAACATCCAGGGCAAGATGCAGGCGGGCGGCAATCCCTTCGAGGGCCCTCGCACACGGGACTACCCTCTGCCGCCGCTCAAGGACACCGCGCCCACGGCGCTGTTCGCGAAGACCGCGAGCGAGATGGGCTATCACGCATTCCCGCGCCCTGCGAGCAATGCCTCAGAGGCCTATGTGAACCCGCTCGGCATCGCCATGGGGCCCTGCACCTACTGCGGCTTCTGCGAACGCTTCGGCTGCGGCAACTATTCCAAGGCCAGCCCGCAAGCGAACGTTCTGCCGGTGCTGATGCGCAAATCCAATTTCAGCGTGCGCACCGAATGCGAGGTGCTGCACATCAACAAGCATCCCGGCGGCAATGTCGCGACGGGCGTGACCTTCGTGGACAGCTCCGGCGAAGAATGGGACCAGCCCGCCGACATCGTGCTGGTGTGCGCCTACGGCCTGCACAACGTGCGGATGATGCTGCTCTCCGGCATCGGCCAGCCCTATGATCCGAAGACAGGCGAGGGTGTGGTCGGGCGCAATTATGCCTACCAGTCCGCCGGTGCCGCCGGCCTGCTGTTCGAGGGTAAGCGCTTCAATCCCTTCGTCGGCGCCGGCTCGCTCGGCCAGTGCATCGACGACTTCAACGGCGACAATTTCGACCATGCCGGCCTCGGCTTCGTGGGCGGCGCCAGCATCACCACGTCGAACTATCATGGCCGCCCCATCGCCATGTCGGCCACCCGTGCCCCAGGTACGCCGGCCTGGGGTTCGGCGTGGAAGAAGCAGGTGGCCTCCACCTATCAGAACACCTCGGCCGTGGCGGGCCAGGGCAGCGTCTATTCCTACCGCGACAAGTATCTGGACCTTGATCCCGTCTACAAGGACAGGTTCGGGCGCCCGCTGCTGCGCATGACGTTCGACTGGCACGAGAACGAGAAGAAGATGACGCGCTTCATCGCCCAGAAGTGCGCCGAGATCGGCAAGGCCATGGGCGCCAAGCATGTGACGCCCCGCTCCCTGCCCGACCACTTCAACGTGGTGCCCTATCAGAGCACGCACAATACGGGCGGCGCCATCATGGGCGACAATCCCAAGCGCAGCGCGGTGAACCGCTATCTGCAGAGCTGGGACGCCCACAACGTGTTCGTCATCGGCGCCTCGGCCTTCCCACAGAATGCCGGCTACAACCCCACGGGCACCGTGGGTGCGCTGGCGCTCTGGGCGGCGGATGCCATCCGCAACCAGTATCTCAAAAACCCCGGCCCCCTGGTTCAGGCATAG